One genomic segment of Hymenobacter psoromatis includes these proteins:
- a CDS encoding tetratricopeptide repeat protein, whose translation MRSFIGSLLMVGALAGPGWAQGIEPGMEGRTPPEVTPAKLTRKERRELAQRVEIEAKKVAARPPLSPKERELSEALYTDGVKYVILEDYPKALERLLKAYTLMPDNAAVNYKLAEANLLSGNLRDATGYAEAAVKLDAKNPYYYLLLAQTQASQKQYEAATATYASLVQQVPNSGSYLFQLADLYLAQNKLPEALATLDKAQQQFGSLDEIAFKKQQIYLRQNNLPLALKEGETLIAANPSEPRFVLAQAEMYAANNRLSDAIRVAEQALHLDPGNPQARLILADVYRQQNQPAEVEKQLRLAFDSPALDVDQEVRILVGYLKQLPDPKIAPLAHDLAIATIRNHPREAKAYNVAADVQLQTGHKKEARNTYLKALQFDKSKFQTWQQVVLLDAELSQTDSLLVHSDRALELFPNQAPLWFYNGVGRLLNKQPQQAVQALEHGRRLAAGNLEQQSQFDAQLGDAYQELKEYAKSDAAYDAALTADPNNYGVLNNYSYYLSLRGEKLDKAKEMAGRTVAKFPDNDTYLDTYAWVLYKQKDYAGARPSLEKAAKTSKDASILEHYGDVLWQLGDHAGAVAAWQRARKAGAGASPLLDRKLKDQKLYE comes from the coding sequence ATGCGCTCATTTATTGGTAGTTTGCTAATGGTAGGGGCCCTGGCTGGGCCCGGCTGGGCGCAGGGCATTGAGCCGGGCATGGAGGGTAGGACGCCCCCCGAAGTGACCCCCGCCAAGCTCACGCGTAAGGAGCGGCGCGAGCTGGCCCAGCGCGTGGAAATCGAAGCTAAAAAGGTGGCCGCCCGCCCACCGCTTTCGCCCAAAGAGCGCGAGCTGAGCGAAGCGCTCTACACCGACGGTGTGAAGTATGTCATCTTGGAAGACTACCCCAAGGCTCTGGAGCGGCTGCTGAAAGCCTACACCCTGATGCCCGACAACGCGGCCGTTAATTACAAGCTGGCCGAGGCTAACTTGCTGAGCGGTAACCTGCGCGATGCCACCGGCTACGCCGAGGCCGCCGTGAAGCTCGACGCGAAAAACCCGTATTACTATCTGCTGCTGGCCCAGACGCAGGCCAGCCAGAAGCAGTACGAGGCCGCCACCGCCACCTACGCCAGCCTGGTGCAGCAGGTGCCCAACTCGGGCTCCTACCTCTTCCAGCTTGCCGACCTGTACCTGGCCCAAAACAAGCTGCCCGAAGCCCTGGCGACCCTCGACAAAGCCCAGCAGCAGTTCGGCAGCCTCGACGAGATTGCCTTTAAAAAGCAGCAGATATACCTGCGCCAGAACAACCTGCCGTTGGCGCTTAAGGAGGGCGAAACCCTTATTGCGGCCAACCCCAGCGAGCCGCGCTTCGTGCTGGCCCAGGCCGAGATGTATGCCGCCAATAACCGCCTGTCCGATGCCATTCGGGTGGCCGAGCAGGCGTTGCACCTCGACCCCGGCAACCCCCAGGCCCGCCTGATACTGGCCGACGTGTATCGCCAGCAAAACCAGCCCGCTGAGGTAGAAAAGCAGCTGCGCCTGGCCTTCGACAGCCCGGCGCTCGACGTGGACCAGGAGGTGCGTATTCTGGTGGGCTACCTCAAGCAGCTGCCCGACCCCAAAATCGCGCCTCTCGCCCACGACCTGGCCATTGCGACCATCCGCAACCATCCCCGCGAGGCCAAGGCCTACAACGTGGCCGCCGACGTGCAACTGCAAACCGGCCACAAAAAGGAAGCCCGCAACACCTACCTCAAAGCCCTGCAATTTGATAAGTCGAAGTTTCAAACCTGGCAGCAGGTGGTGCTACTCGATGCCGAGCTGAGCCAGACCGACTCGCTGCTCGTGCACAGCGACCGGGCCCTCGAATTATTTCCCAACCAGGCCCCGCTGTGGTTTTACAATGGGGTAGGGCGCCTGCTCAACAAGCAGCCCCAGCAGGCCGTGCAGGCCCTGGAGCACGGCCGCCGCCTGGCCGCCGGCAACCTGGAGCAGCAAAGCCAGTTCGACGCGCAGCTCGGCGATGCCTACCAGGAATTGAAAGAGTATGCCAAGTCGGATGCCGCCTACGACGCGGCCCTCACCGCTGACCCCAACAACTACGGCGTGCTCAATAACTACAGCTACTACCTGAGCCTACGGGGCGAAAAGCTCGACAAGGCTAAGGAGATGGCGGGCCGCACGGTGGCTAAATTTCCCGACAACGATACCTACCTCGATACCTACGCCTGGGTGCTCTACAAGCAGAAAGACTACGCCGGCGCGCGCCCAAGTCTGGAAAAAGCTGCCAAGACCAGCAAGGACGCAAGTATCCTGGAGCACTATGGCGACGTACTGTGGCAGCTCGGCGACCACGCCGGGGCCGTAGCGGCCTGGCAGCGGGCCCGCAAAGCCGGGGCCGGGGCCTCGCCGCTGCTCGACCGCAAACTCAAAGACCAAAAATTGTATGAATAA
- a CDS encoding M3 family oligoendopeptidase, with translation MVISELDIPAASLATDTARPPRHYLPEEFEVTDWAALEPFFQELEHRAVADAGTLERWLLDRSELESVLSEDLAWRYIRMTCDTQDEGRAEAFQFFVQEVEPRIAPYDHALNEKLLASPHLPALSQARYGVFLRSVRRASEIYREENITLKTEISTKQQQYAATAGAMTVTLDGEELTLPRAADRLKSLSRPVREQAWRAIQDRRLRDSQPLDHLFTELVGLRHQVALNAGFANFRDYMFAALGRFDYTTEDCFDFHAAIAATVVPLISEFDEARRRDLQLLTLRPWDLDVDPSGQPPLHPFQTGAELLEKTVTVFERLDPFLGDCLRTMRQMGHLDLESRKGKAPGGYNYPLDETGVPFIFMNATSSLRDVVTMVHEGGHAVHSFLTRRLPLSADKHPPSEVAELASMSMELMSMDHWDVYFEDPANLRRAKKTHLEGVLETFPWVATIDKFQHWVYEHPAHTEAERHQRWTEIFAEFNQRSVSWSGLEQFRPTLWQKQLHLYEVPFYYVEYAMAQLGAIAVWRNFRQDPAAALAGYQRALALGYTVPIGEVYAAAGIRFDFSTEYLRQLADFVREEMASL, from the coding sequence ATGGTGATTTCTGAGCTTGACATTCCAGCTGCTTCGCTGGCCACCGACACCGCCCGCCCGCCCCGCCACTACCTGCCCGAGGAATTTGAGGTGACCGACTGGGCGGCGTTGGAGCCTTTTTTTCAGGAATTAGAGCACCGTGCTGTGGCTGATGCGGGTACGCTGGAACGCTGGCTGCTCGACCGCTCGGAGCTGGAATCGGTGCTCAGCGAGGACCTGGCTTGGCGCTACATCCGCATGACCTGCGACACCCAGGACGAGGGCCGGGCCGAGGCGTTTCAGTTTTTTGTGCAGGAGGTAGAGCCCCGCATCGCGCCCTACGACCATGCCCTCAACGAAAAGCTGCTCGCCAGCCCCCACCTGCCCGCGCTGAGCCAGGCGCGCTACGGCGTATTTCTACGCTCGGTGCGCCGGGCTTCGGAGATTTACCGGGAGGAAAATATTACCCTCAAAACCGAGATTTCGACCAAGCAGCAGCAGTACGCCGCCACCGCGGGAGCCATGACCGTGACCCTCGACGGCGAGGAGCTGACGCTGCCCCGCGCCGCCGACCGCCTCAAGAGCCTGAGCCGGCCGGTGCGCGAACAAGCCTGGCGCGCCATTCAGGACCGCCGCCTGCGCGATAGCCAGCCGCTGGACCACCTCTTTACCGAGCTAGTGGGCCTGCGCCACCAGGTGGCGCTGAACGCGGGCTTCGCTAACTTCCGCGACTACATGTTTGCCGCGCTGGGCCGCTTCGACTATACTACCGAAGACTGCTTTGACTTCCACGCGGCCATCGCGGCCACGGTGGTACCGCTCATCAGTGAGTTTGACGAGGCGCGCCGCCGCGACTTGCAGCTGCTAACGCTCCGGCCCTGGGACCTCGACGTGGACCCCAGCGGCCAGCCGCCGCTACACCCGTTCCAGACCGGGGCCGAGCTGCTCGAAAAAACCGTGACCGTGTTTGAGCGCCTCGACCCTTTCCTGGGCGATTGCCTGCGCACGATGCGCCAAATGGGCCACCTCGACCTGGAAAGCCGCAAGGGCAAAGCCCCCGGCGGCTATAATTACCCGCTGGACGAAACCGGCGTGCCATTTATTTTTATGAATGCCACCTCGTCGTTGCGCGATGTGGTGACGATGGTGCACGAGGGCGGCCACGCCGTGCACTCGTTTCTCACCCGCCGCCTACCCCTCTCCGCTGACAAGCACCCGCCGAGCGAGGTGGCCGAGCTGGCTTCGATGAGCATGGAGCTGATGAGCATGGACCATTGGGACGTGTATTTTGAAGACCCCGCCAACCTGCGCCGGGCCAAGAAAACGCATCTTGAAGGCGTGCTCGAAACCTTCCCCTGGGTAGCCACCATCGATAAGTTTCAGCATTGGGTATACGAGCACCCGGCCCATACCGAAGCCGAGCGCCACCAGCGGTGGACCGAGATTTTTGCGGAGTTCAACCAGCGCAGCGTGAGCTGGAGTGGCCTGGAGCAGTTTCGCCCTACCCTCTGGCAAAAGCAGCTGCACCTCTACGAGGTGCCGTTTTACTATGTCGAGTACGCGATGGCGCAGCTCGGGGCCATCGCCGTGTGGCGCAATTTCCGGCAAGACCCCGCCGCCGCGCTGGCTGGCTACCAGCGGGCGCTGGCCCTGGGCTACACCGTGCCCATCGGTGAAGTGTACGCAGCCGCTGGTATTCGCTTCGACTTCAGCACCGAGTACCTGCGGCAGTTAGCCGACTTTGTGCGCGAGGAAATGGCCAGCTTGTAG
- a CDS encoding DUF4292 domain-containing protein, with protein MNKSALLLAGLALAGCHRAVSTKSGSLTAGTSTAAATLATPSGVKATNTNFQYLSGRGKVHLKTKDAEQSANFALRVRRDSAIWLSGSLLGFEGVRALLTPDSVRVVNRLKKEYFAGDYAYLSQLLKVPVTYQQMQDILLGDYQEAPKGALPIVKKEGENQSVTYPVAALILEQLVSGGDGRLQQLKVSETAAKRSLTVGYSDFQKPTGTELPFAFTTTVLGQQEGVASTSATLNYQKVEVGSGHLDFPFSVPKGYTKQTKIKK; from the coding sequence ATGAATAAATCTGCGCTGCTTCTGGCCGGGCTAGCCCTGGCGGGCTGCCACCGCGCCGTTTCCACCAAGTCGGGCTCGCTCACGGCTGGCACCTCTACCGCGGCGGCCACCCTTGCCACGCCGTCGGGCGTGAAGGCCACCAATACCAACTTTCAGTACCTGAGCGGCCGCGGCAAAGTGCATCTCAAAACTAAAGACGCGGAGCAATCGGCCAACTTTGCTCTGCGCGTGCGGCGCGATTCGGCCATCTGGCTCTCGGGCTCGTTGCTGGGTTTTGAGGGGGTAAGGGCCCTGCTCACGCCCGACTCGGTGCGGGTGGTGAATCGCCTCAAGAAAGAGTACTTCGCCGGCGACTATGCCTACCTCAGCCAGCTGCTGAAGGTGCCCGTGACCTACCAGCAGATGCAGGACATCCTGCTCGGCGACTACCAGGAAGCCCCTAAGGGCGCGCTGCCCATAGTAAAAAAGGAAGGTGAGAACCAGTCGGTCACCTACCCAGTGGCCGCCCTCATTCTGGAGCAGCTGGTGAGCGGCGGCGACGGCCGCCTTCAGCAGCTGAAAGTGAGCGAAACCGCCGCCAAGCGCAGCCTCACCGTGGGCTATTCCGACTTCCAGAAGCCCACTGGCACGGAGTTGCCCTTCGCCTTCACCACCACCGTGCTGGGCCAGCAGGAGGGGGTAGCCAGCACCTCGGCCACCCTCAATTACCAGAAAGTAGAAGTCGGCTCCGGCCATCTGGATTTCCCGTTCAGCGTGCCGAAGGGGTATACCAAGCAGACCAAGATTAAGAAGTAG
- a CDS encoding ferredoxin--NADP reductase, giving the protein MSSYLTLTVVALTPETPDTVTIHLQRPDGQTVPSQPGQFLTLLVPCGTAGGRPERRAYSLSSTSADAPRLSVTVKRVTNGLVSNYLLDNVRVGQQYEALPPLGNFVVQPSPKAARSLVLIGAGSGITPLMSMLKAVLAKEPQSHVLLIYGNRNENSVIFKDQLAQLEASSWGRLQVEHVYSQPLHPTSPHQHTGRLNRTTILRVLEQRHQFPAPQAEYYFCGPEGLMAEAQAALELLQVPASRIRRESFVAAADAAEAGDAHGDSLAGPNDGPVTERTVTIQYEGSEYKLVVPAKTTILDAALDQDIDLPYSCQAGVCTACRGKCLSGKVHLDEREGLSDAELAKGYILTCVAHPLTADVVIEIG; this is encoded by the coding sequence ATGTCGTCGTATCTGACGCTCACCGTCGTTGCCCTCACCCCGGAAACCCCGGATACCGTTACCATTCACTTGCAGCGGCCTGATGGCCAGACTGTTCCCAGTCAGCCTGGCCAGTTTCTGACCCTGCTCGTGCCCTGCGGCACGGCTGGTGGCCGGCCCGAGCGCCGCGCCTACTCGCTCAGCAGCACCTCTGCCGATGCCCCCCGCCTGTCCGTGACCGTGAAGCGCGTGACGAACGGTCTGGTCAGTAATTATCTACTTGATAACGTGCGGGTAGGGCAGCAGTACGAAGCCCTACCCCCCCTCGGCAACTTTGTGGTGCAGCCCAGCCCCAAGGCGGCGCGCTCGCTGGTGCTTATCGGGGCCGGCTCGGGCATCACGCCGCTCATGAGTATGCTCAAGGCCGTGCTGGCCAAGGAGCCACAGAGCCACGTGCTGCTTATTTATGGCAACCGTAACGAGAACTCGGTTATTTTTAAAGACCAGCTGGCGCAGCTCGAAGCTAGCAGCTGGGGCCGCCTGCAAGTGGAGCACGTGTATAGCCAGCCGCTGCACCCTACTAGCCCGCACCAGCACACCGGCCGCCTCAACCGCACCACTATTTTGCGCGTGCTGGAGCAGCGTCACCAGTTTCCGGCCCCGCAGGCGGAGTACTACTTCTGCGGCCCCGAGGGCCTGATGGCCGAGGCCCAGGCCGCCCTGGAATTGCTGCAAGTGCCCGCCAGTCGCATCCGCCGCGAGAGCTTCGTGGCTGCCGCCGATGCGGCCGAGGCCGGCGACGCGCACGGTGACTCGCTGGCTGGCCCCAACGACGGCCCCGTGACCGAGCGCACCGTTACCATTCAGTACGAAGGGAGCGAATACAAGCTGGTAGTGCCCGCCAAAACGACCATTCTCGACGCGGCGCTGGACCAGGATATCGACCTGCCCTATTCGTGCCAAGCCGGCGTGTGCACGGCCTGCCGCGGCAAGTGCCTCAGCGGCAAGGTGCACCTCGACGAGCGCGAGGGGCTGTCTGATGCCGAACTGGCTAAAGGCTATATTCTGACCTGCGTGGCCCACCCGCTGACGGCCGACGTGGTAATTGAAATTGGCTGA
- a CDS encoding threonine ammonia-lyase, whose protein sequence is MNLITLADLHQAQQRLRGLARRTPLLPFDLPELGGEQVYLKPESLQLIGSFKIRGAGNRLMALTAAERARGVLAYSSGNHAQGVAFAARQLGLRATIVMPTNAPRVKIDATRALGAEVVLYDPAHEKREAVAARLLAGAAAPPVLVPPFDDAYVIAGQGTVGLEIFEDLPAVDLVLTPVGGGGLLGGVAAALKLLKPSVKIIGVEPELAADAQASWRSGRVVEWPAADTNRTLADGVRTLAVSELTLAHLRQYADDIVTVSEAELRAAARRLLLEARLVVEPTAALPLAALLRHRAALPPSQHTVLVLTGGNADPATLAELLAT, encoded by the coding sequence ATGAATCTTATTACCCTCGCTGACCTGCACCAGGCGCAGCAGCGGCTGCGCGGCCTGGCCCGGCGCACGCCCCTGCTGCCCTTCGACCTGCCCGAGCTGGGCGGCGAGCAGGTGTACCTGAAGCCTGAAAGCCTGCAACTCATCGGCTCGTTCAAGATTCGCGGGGCCGGCAACCGCCTCATGGCCCTCACCGCGGCCGAGCGGGCGCGCGGCGTGCTGGCCTACAGCAGCGGCAACCACGCGCAGGGCGTGGCCTTCGCGGCGCGGCAGCTGGGCCTGCGCGCCACCATCGTGATGCCCACCAACGCGCCACGGGTCAAAATTGACGCTACCCGCGCCCTAGGGGCCGAAGTGGTGCTCTACGACCCGGCCCACGAAAAGCGCGAGGCCGTGGCCGCTCGCCTGCTGGCCGGGGCCGCCGCGCCGCCCGTGCTGGTGCCGCCCTTCGACGATGCTTACGTGATAGCCGGCCAGGGCACCGTGGGCCTGGAAATATTCGAGGACCTGCCGGCCGTGGACTTGGTGCTGACGCCCGTGGGCGGCGGCGGCCTGCTGGGCGGGGTAGCCGCCGCCCTCAAGCTGCTGAAGCCCAGCGTGAAAATTATCGGCGTGGAGCCCGAGCTGGCCGCCGATGCCCAGGCATCGTGGCGCAGCGGCCGGGTAGTGGAGTGGCCCGCCGCCGACACCAACCGCACGCTGGCCGACGGCGTGCGTACCCTGGCCGTGAGCGAGCTGACGCTGGCTCACCTACGCCAGTACGCCGACGACATCGTGACCGTGAGCGAGGCCGAGCTGCGCGCCGCCGCCCGCCGCCTACTCCTGGAAGCCCGCCTGGTAGTGGAGCCTACCGCCGCCCTGCCGCTGGCCGCGCTGCTGCGCCACCGCGCTGCCCTACCCCCCAGCCAGCACACGGTACTCGTGCTCACGGGCGGCAACGCCGACCCGGCCACGCTGGCGGAGTTGTTAGCCACCTAA
- a CDS encoding sugar nucleotidyltransferase translates to MKIIVPMAGMGKRMRPHTLTVPKPLIPIAGKPIVQRLVEDIVRVCNEPVDEVAFIIGRFGAAVEKSLKAIAESVGAKCSIYYQDEALGTAHAILCAQDSLHGPLVVAFADTLFKADFKLDSSVPGTIWVQKVDDPRPFGVVKLNEQGQITEFVEKPETFVSDLAIIGIYYFQDGEYLKRELQYLLDNDIKDKGEYQLTNALENMKNKGTVFVPGQVTEWLDCGNKDATVHTNQRYLEYLKERGEKLVADSAKITNSVIIEPVYIGENAVITNSVVGPHVSLSAKAVVEDSRLANSIVQSEATVRHANVANSMIGNSASVTGKPADLSVGDFNTLRV, encoded by the coding sequence ATGAAAATCATCGTCCCGATGGCGGGCATGGGTAAGCGGATGCGCCCGCATACGCTCACCGTACCCAAACCCCTGATTCCAATTGCCGGCAAACCCATTGTGCAGCGCCTGGTCGAAGACATTGTGCGCGTCTGCAACGAGCCGGTGGATGAGGTTGCCTTCATCATTGGCCGCTTCGGGGCCGCCGTGGAAAAAAGCCTGAAAGCCATCGCCGAATCGGTGGGGGCCAAGTGCAGCATCTACTACCAGGACGAGGCGCTGGGCACCGCCCACGCCATTTTGTGCGCCCAGGATTCGCTGCACGGCCCGCTGGTAGTGGCCTTCGCCGATACGCTATTTAAGGCTGATTTCAAGCTCGATAGCTCGGTGCCCGGTACTATTTGGGTGCAGAAAGTGGACGACCCCCGGCCCTTCGGCGTGGTGAAGCTCAACGAGCAGGGCCAGATTACGGAGTTCGTGGAGAAGCCCGAAACCTTCGTCTCGGACCTGGCCATTATTGGTATCTATTACTTCCAGGATGGCGAATATTTGAAACGCGAGCTGCAATACCTGCTCGACAACGACATCAAAGACAAGGGCGAGTACCAGCTCACCAACGCCTTGGAAAACATGAAAAACAAGGGCACTGTCTTCGTGCCCGGCCAGGTCACGGAGTGGCTCGACTGCGGCAACAAGGATGCGACCGTGCATACCAACCAGCGCTACCTCGAATACCTGAAGGAGCGTGGTGAAAAGCTGGTAGCCGACTCGGCCAAAATCACCAACTCGGTAATTATCGAGCCGGTCTACATTGGCGAAAACGCAGTGATTACTAATTCGGTAGTGGGCCCGCACGTGTCGCTGAGCGCCAAGGCGGTAGTCGAAGACTCGCGCCTGGCCAACTCCATCGTGCAAAGCGAGGCCACCGTGCGCCACGCCAACGTGGCCAATTCCATGATTGGCAACAGCGCCAGCGTGACGGGCAAGCCCGCCGACCTGAGCGTGGGTGATTTTAATACCCTGCGCGTGTGA
- the dut gene encoding dUTP diphosphatase: MLTIPVLNSSRHPLPEYQTAHAAGLDLRANLPGGSVQLGPLERALVPTGLSLALPPGYEAQVRPRSGLAYKHGIGIVNSPGTIDADYRGEISVLLVNLSNEEFTVRDGERIAQLVVARHETIAWQPAETLTETARGTGGYGSTGL; the protein is encoded by the coding sequence ATGCTCACCATTCCCGTTCTCAATTCCTCCCGGCACCCGCTGCCGGAATACCAAACTGCGCACGCCGCCGGCCTCGACTTGCGGGCCAATTTGCCGGGCGGCTCTGTGCAATTAGGGCCGCTGGAACGGGCGCTGGTTCCTACCGGCCTTAGCCTGGCCCTACCCCCCGGCTACGAGGCGCAGGTGCGCCCACGCAGCGGCTTGGCTTATAAGCACGGCATCGGCATCGTGAATAGTCCCGGTACCATCGATGCCGACTACCGGGGCGAGATTAGTGTGCTGCTAGTCAACCTTTCCAACGAGGAGTTTACCGTGCGCGACGGCGAGCGCATTGCCCAGCTGGTAGTGGCCCGTCACGAAACCATTGCGTGGCAGCCCGCCGAGACCCTCACCGAAACCGCCCGCGGCACCGGCGGCTACGGAAGCACGGGCTTATAA
- a CDS encoding peptidoglycan DD-metalloendopeptidase family protein, producing MASLPPLLARHRPTFAPILPSCSLAGPGVARLDFTAANPRLSHPERLRDTAVFDALVRDMLTEQQATIGIGGYLENRVIYRRSPHFDDVTAPRSLHLGVDVWVPAGTPVATPLPAVVHSLADNTNFGDYGPTVILQHDLEGVTFFSLYGHLTRTDLPGLAAGQALAAGQVFAHVGPYPENGDWPPHLHCQLIADMQGRWGDFPGVAPASERDYWAELCPDAMLILG from the coding sequence ATGGCTTCCCTACCCCCCCTACTGGCCCGGCACCGGCCCACTTTCGCCCCCATTCTACCCTCCTGCTCACTGGCCGGCCCCGGCGTGGCTCGCCTCGATTTTACCGCCGCCAACCCGCGCCTCAGCCACCCCGAGCGCCTGCGCGACACAGCCGTTTTTGATGCGCTGGTGCGCGATATGCTCACCGAGCAGCAAGCCACCATTGGCATCGGCGGCTATCTCGAAAACCGCGTCATCTACCGCCGCAGCCCGCACTTTGACGACGTGACCGCGCCGCGCTCGCTGCACCTGGGCGTCGACGTGTGGGTGCCGGCCGGCACGCCCGTGGCTACCCCGCTGCCCGCCGTGGTGCATAGCCTGGCCGATAATACTAATTTCGGCGACTACGGCCCGACCGTCATCTTACAGCATGATTTGGAAGGCGTTACCTTCTTTAGCCTCTACGGCCACCTCACCCGCACCGACCTGCCGGGGCTGGCCGCCGGGCAGGCGCTGGCCGCCGGGCAGGTATTTGCCCACGTCGGCCCCTACCCCGAAAACGGCGACTGGCCGCCGCACCTGCACTGCCAGCTCATCGCCGATATGCAGGGCCGATGGGGCGATTTTCCGGGGGTAGCCCCGGCCAGCGAGCGGGATTATTGGGCG